In Natronogracilivirga saccharolytica, the following are encoded in one genomic region:
- a CDS encoding FlgD immunoglobulin-like domain containing protein has product MRLLPASIFLIFFLAVCLFAAPRPSFAQIEPGQISSPYNSISQNSISNMGAYGDTVWTGPRMYYNVANDMDWLKPEGVDSVTDGRGRLFSIALAQDSVIAGIGYTDTQGGESVQAQMGFYITSDGGLSWELVDTSRTLDHPDDNTIRYGGQDLEIVPVIVPQQSPPYVVDFRGDVAFFAGWASGIRRSTDFGQTWERIVLPPFELDRLDPEETYDFVIDPRGDGQSNNYLNFLGFSVLIAEDGHVYAGTAGGINISDNALDAPADSIRWRHIRASRDPDGLLGNWVTAIRENSYDNAVWMTNWSAITGEDTEGIVATRDAGETFEQHLAGERIYDIGFRDEAIFAAGSNGLFISRDNGRNWQQTSRIRSPNTSMKPGTTYYAVANASDRIWIGSSDGLASTTDDGETWEITRVNFPLDGENQHQDDAPDVDTYAYPNPFSPRNHDLVRIKFETDSDAPVTIRLYDFSMNLIRVLDENKQLGPGTYEAVWDGTDEQGRKVANGTIFYEIETGNGSKTGKILVLE; this is encoded by the coding sequence ATGAGATTACTACCGGCATCCATATTTCTGATATTTTTCCTTGCGGTCTGCCTGTTTGCTGCGCCCCGGCCTTCTTTCGCTCAGATTGAACCCGGACAGATCTCCTCCCCTTACAACTCCATTTCACAAAACTCCATATCCAATATGGGTGCCTATGGTGATACGGTTTGGACGGGTCCAAGAATGTACTACAATGTGGCAAATGATATGGACTGGCTGAAACCTGAGGGCGTAGACTCGGTGACTGACGGGCGCGGGCGCCTTTTTTCCATAGCACTTGCACAAGACAGTGTTATTGCCGGAATCGGATACACGGATACCCAGGGTGGCGAATCCGTTCAGGCACAGATGGGTTTCTACATTACCAGTGACGGCGGCTTGTCCTGGGAGCTTGTTGATACATCCCGGACGCTTGACCACCCGGATGACAACACCATCCGCTACGGCGGACAGGACCTTGAGATTGTACCTGTCATTGTACCCCAGCAATCCCCTCCCTATGTCGTTGATTTCCGGGGCGATGTTGCCTTTTTTGCCGGATGGGCCTCCGGAATCCGCAGAAGCACCGACTTTGGCCAGACCTGGGAACGCATCGTGCTTCCGCCATTTGAGCTGGACCGTCTCGATCCGGAAGAAACATATGACTTTGTCATCGATCCCAGAGGTGACGGTCAGTCAAATAATTATCTCAATTTTCTTGGATTTTCGGTACTCATAGCAGAGGACGGACATGTTTACGCCGGAACCGCCGGAGGTATCAACATCTCCGACAATGCCCTTGACGCGCCGGCCGACAGCATTCGCTGGAGGCACATCCGGGCTAGCCGGGATCCTGACGGCCTTCTCGGAAACTGGGTGACGGCGATTCGGGAAAACTCTTATGACAACGCTGTCTGGATGACCAACTGGTCAGCCATAACCGGCGAGGACACCGAGGGAATCGTAGCGACAAGGGATGCCGGTGAAACGTTTGAACAGCATCTTGCCGGTGAACGGATATATGATATTGGATTTCGCGATGAAGCCATTTTTGCTGCAGGATCCAACGGCCTGTTTATCAGCAGAGACAACGGCCGCAACTGGCAGCAGACAAGCCGCATCCGCAGTCCGAACACATCAATGAAACCCGGAACGACGTACTACGCCGTGGCAAATGCTTCGGATCGCATCTGGATCGGCTCAAGCGACGGACTGGCATCGACAACCGATGACGGAGAGACCTGGGAAATTACAAGGGTGAATTTTCCGCTTGATGGCGAAAATCAGCACCAGGATGACGCACCTGATGTGGATACCTATGCATATCCCAACCCGTTTTCACCGCGGAATCATGATCTGGTGCGCATCAAATTTGAAACGGATTCCGACGCACCGGTCACCATACGACTGTATGATTTTTCCATGAACCTTATACGGGTTCTGGACGAAAACAAACAACTCGGCCCCGGAACATATGAAGCGGTTTGGGATGGCACCGATGAGCAGGGCCGCAAAGTTGCAAACGGAACGATATTTTATGAAATCGAAACCGGAAACGGCAGCAAAACAGGAAAAATCCTGGTACTCGAATGA
- the trpA gene encoding tryptophan synthase subunit alpha, translated as MSKKNRIETIFHNRRPDQKIMSLFVTAGYPEVEKTPELVVELTKSGADIIELGMPFSDPLADGPTIQFANKTAIDQGVNIESIFEMVRRIREKSEVPVVLMGYINPVLKFGLNSFFSRAAECGVDGVIIPDAPPGELPELDELAAGNGIATIYLVAPNTPDERMKEIDKRSSGFVYCVSVAGVTGARKGAEVSRSVTSFIQRVTSNVTKNPVLIGFGISSHEDAVQISKEVDGFIVGSALIDKIREEYPASDWIQKTADFVKVLKIGEHQKQVM; from the coding sequence ATGAGCAAAAAAAACCGAATTGAAACGATATTTCACAATCGCCGCCCGGATCAGAAAATTATGAGTCTGTTTGTGACAGCCGGATACCCGGAAGTTGAAAAAACACCAGAACTCGTAGTTGAACTGACCAAATCAGGGGCCGATATCATTGAGCTTGGGATGCCCTTCAGTGATCCGCTGGCAGACGGACCCACAATCCAGTTTGCCAACAAGACCGCAATTGATCAGGGGGTCAATATTGAAAGCATTTTTGAAATGGTGCGCAGGATCCGCGAGAAGTCGGAGGTGCCCGTTGTATTGATGGGATACATAAATCCCGTCCTGAAATTCGGGTTGAATTCATTCTTTTCCAGAGCTGCCGAGTGCGGTGTAGACGGTGTGATTATTCCGGATGCCCCGCCCGGAGAACTCCCGGAGCTTGACGAACTGGCCGCAGGAAACGGGATAGCAACGATTTATCTGGTCGCACCGAATACACCGGATGAACGGATGAAAGAGATTGACAAGAGAAGCTCCGGATTTGTTTATTGCGTATCAGTAGCCGGGGTTACCGGTGCCAGAAAAGGTGCCGAAGTCAGCCGTTCCGTGACATCATTTATACAGCGGGTCACATCAAATGTCACAAAAAATCCCGTACTCATCGGTTTTGGTATCAGTTCACATGAAGATGCCGTACAGATATCGAAAGAGGTGGACGGGTTTATCGTGGGCAGTGCTCTGATCGACAAAATCAGGGAAGAATATCCCGCAAGTGACTGGATACAAAAAACCGCAGATTTCGTGAAAGTGTTAAAAATCGGAGAACATCAAAAGCAGGTGATGTGA
- the trpC gene encoding indole-3-glycerol phosphate synthase TrpC — protein sequence MNSILKNITDRTRADVASRKKGVSSKDFNSFEEYHRKRRDFAGNLRKSSGVTVIAEIKKASPSQGVIRQNFHPALIAQSYEANGASGVSVLTDEPFFHGGLAYLQEVSAVTRLPVLRKDFIIDEYQIAEARAWGADAVLLIAKILSDRQMYDLLDAANETGLQALVECYDTNDWNRMDFSRIEVVGVNNRNLDTFEVDLHRGTDLLKQAPDNVLKVSESGIGRPEDLLTLAGQGIDSALIGEHFMRADDPGEELGRFTAVFSGKGDSDPDL from the coding sequence TTGAACAGCATCCTCAAAAATATCACAGACCGAACACGCGCCGATGTGGCTTCCAGGAAAAAAGGTGTGTCTTCAAAGGATTTTAACTCCTTTGAAGAGTATCATCGCAAAAGGAGAGACTTTGCCGGAAACCTGCGCAAGAGTTCCGGAGTTACGGTGATTGCCGAAATCAAGAAAGCATCTCCGTCACAGGGGGTAATAAGACAAAATTTTCATCCCGCCCTTATTGCACAATCGTATGAAGCAAACGGAGCGTCCGGTGTTTCCGTGCTGACTGACGAGCCTTTTTTTCATGGAGGACTGGCATATCTTCAGGAAGTTTCCGCGGTCACACGGCTGCCTGTTCTGCGAAAAGATTTCATCATTGATGAATATCAGATCGCGGAGGCACGAGCCTGGGGCGCAGACGCCGTTCTGCTTATTGCAAAAATATTGTCAGACAGGCAGATGTATGATCTTCTGGATGCAGCAAATGAAACGGGACTTCAAGCACTTGTAGAATGCTACGATACGAACGACTGGAATCGTATGGATTTCAGCCGCATTGAAGTCGTCGGTGTGAATAACCGGAACCTGGACACATTCGAGGTTGATCTGCACCGCGGGACTGATTTGCTCAAGCAAGCACCGGATAATGTTCTGAAAGTCTCGGAAAGCGGTATCGGCCGGCCGGAGGATCTGCTCACACTGGCCGGACAGGGTATTGATTCCGCTCTCATAGGAGAGCATTTTATGCGTGCTGATGACCCGGGTGAAGAACTGGGCAGGTTCACCGCTGTATTTTCCGGAAAAGGTGATTCTGACCCGGACTTATAA
- a CDS encoding phosphoribosylanthranilate isomerase — protein sequence MFEDQQQPKLKICGITSLEDARFAAGALVDYLGFIFYPGSARYISPRNASEIISWIEGPKCVGVFVNQPADEINKVIKKTNIDLVQLHGDESPGFARSLDRPVIKAFRVKGPEQAGELSESISEWEDVAEYFLFDAHHDQLYGGTGSAWDWSIVNKLGHSTPFFLAGGINDENLKEAVSQVSPFGIDLSSSLEESPGVKDFDKIQSFVDVWNDLQ from the coding sequence ATGTTTGAAGACCAGCAACAACCCAAGTTGAAAATTTGCGGCATAACATCACTGGAAGACGCCCGGTTCGCAGCCGGAGCTCTGGTAGATTATCTTGGATTTATTTTTTATCCGGGAAGTGCCCGATATATCTCACCCCGAAATGCGTCTGAAATCATCAGCTGGATAGAAGGGCCGAAGTGTGTCGGAGTGTTTGTTAATCAGCCGGCTGACGAAATCAACAAAGTGATCAAGAAAACCAATATTGATCTGGTGCAGCTGCATGGGGACGAGTCACCCGGGTTTGCCCGGTCCCTGGACCGTCCGGTGATAAAGGCATTCCGGGTCAAGGGACCGGAGCAGGCTGGCGAGCTGTCAGAAAGTATCAGTGAATGGGAGGATGTTGCAGAATATTTTCTGTTTGATGCGCATCATGATCAGCTTTACGGGGGAACGGGTTCGGCATGGGACTGGTCTATAGTAAATAAACTGGGCCACAGCACACCTTTTTTTCTGGCCGGCGGGATTAACGACGAAAATCTGAAAGAGGCGGTTTCGCAGGTCAGCCCCTTTGGCATCGACCTGTCCAGCAGCCTCGAAGAGTCTCCCGGAGTCAAGGATTTTGATAAAATTCAATCCTTTGTAGATGTCTGGAATGATCTGCAGTGA
- the trpE gene encoding anthranilate synthase component I, with protein sequence MNPEEFKQLAQTYTAIPVSRVLMADTVTPVSLFLKIRSDARYPFLLESVEGGEQMARYSFIGKNPYQALKYKDGKVSLARYRKASDAHAFFDGGGQSSEQTDGGFEEKTLDEGYFPVLRKLCTAYLEPELPDLPRLTGGAVGFSAYDTVRLVEDLPDSPEDDLGLPEAIWAFYDEIFAFDHVKHRVLLIKTVFTGPDEDHDARYSSALKSLDMMEDVFNRHVTDSDGYRRPQDDLESNISREQFREHVKKAREHIHAGDIFQVVLSQRFRSRFEGDRFMLYRALRMVNPSPYLFYLDFDDFALIGSSPEVLVQVRNKDVRLLPIAGTRPRGKDPEEDRAFEEDLKADPKELAEHIMLVDLGRNDLSRVCDPDTVTMVRDRVIERYSHVMHIVSDVCGRLSEGKTAVDALENCFPAGTVSGAPKVRAMEIIDGMEPTKRGPYAGAVGYFDFSGNMDTCIAIRTMVVTDRDIYIQAGAGIVADSDPDREYDETVNKARALVEALSVALKLE encoded by the coding sequence ATGAATCCGGAAGAATTTAAACAGCTGGCTCAAACATATACCGCAATACCCGTCTCCAGGGTACTGATGGCTGACACGGTCACGCCGGTATCCCTGTTTTTGAAAATTCGCAGTGATGCACGTTATCCCTTTCTTCTGGAATCCGTGGAAGGGGGAGAGCAGATGGCCAGATATTCATTCATTGGCAAAAACCCCTATCAGGCACTGAAATACAAAGACGGAAAAGTCAGCCTTGCCAGATACCGGAAAGCCTCAGATGCCCATGCATTTTTTGACGGGGGAGGTCAGAGCAGTGAACAGACCGATGGCGGATTTGAAGAAAAGACTCTTGATGAGGGTTATTTTCCGGTGCTCAGAAAATTGTGCACTGCGTATCTGGAACCGGAGCTGCCAGACTTGCCCCGGCTGACAGGCGGCGCTGTCGGCTTTTCAGCTTATGATACGGTTCGCCTGGTTGAAGACCTGCCCGATTCACCTGAAGATGACCTGGGACTTCCGGAAGCAATATGGGCTTTTTACGATGAAATATTCGCATTTGATCACGTGAAGCACAGAGTGCTGCTGATCAAGACCGTGTTTACCGGACCTGATGAGGATCACGATGCCCGGTATTCCAGTGCATTGAAATCCCTGGACATGATGGAAGACGTATTCAATCGTCACGTAACGGATTCAGACGGATACCGCAGGCCGCAGGATGATCTGGAAAGCAATATCAGCAGAGAACAATTTCGTGAACATGTCAAAAAAGCCAGGGAGCATATCCATGCCGGTGACATCTTTCAGGTCGTATTGTCACAACGATTCCGCAGCCGGTTTGAAGGTGACCGGTTCATGCTCTACCGGGCACTCAGAATGGTCAATCCGTCGCCGTATTTGTTTTACCTGGATTTTGATGACTTTGCGCTGATTGGATCTTCTCCTGAAGTCCTGGTTCAGGTCAGAAACAAGGATGTTCGATTGCTTCCCATAGCCGGAACGCGGCCCAGGGGAAAAGATCCGGAAGAAGACCGGGCATTTGAGGAAGATCTTAAAGCGGATCCCAAAGAACTCGCCGAGCACATCATGCTGGTCGATCTGGGACGGAATGATCTGTCACGGGTCTGTGATCCGGATACGGTAACCATGGTGCGTGATCGTGTAATCGAGCGGTACTCTCACGTCATGCACATCGTATCCGATGTTTGCGGCCGCCTCTCAGAGGGCAAAACAGCAGTTGATGCACTTGAAAACTGCTTTCCCGCAGGTACGGTTTCCGGTGCTCCGAAAGTCAGGGCGATGGAAATTATTGACGGGATGGAGCCCACAAAAAGGGGGCCGTATGCGGGGGCGGTCGGCTATTTTGATTTTTCAGGCAACATGGACACCTGTATCGCTATCCGGACCATGGTGGTCACTGACCGGGATATCTACATCCAGGCAGGGGCCGGCATTGTAGCCGACAGTGATCCCGACCGTGAGTATGATGAAACAGTCAACAAAGCCAGGGCGCTTGTTGAGGCTTTGAGTGTGGCTCTGAAACTCGAATAA
- the trpB gene encoding tryptophan synthase subunit beta — protein MTVTKKVINYPDERGFYGNYGGRFVPEILIPALDELNQAFQEAINDAYFVQEFNSLLKEYVGRVTPLTYAGRLTSHFGKGRIYLKREDLCHTGAHKINNAIGQVMLARRMGKKRIIAETGAGQHGVATATVCAYFGMDCIIYMGAEDIIRQKLNVDRIKLLGAEVRPVESGAKTLSNAINEAIRDWVSNVGDTFYIIGSAVGPHPYPQMVREFQSVIGKETMAQCMELEGRHPDHIVACIGGGSNAIGIFHPFVSQSDVELHGVEAEGEGVVTGRHAATIGNGVPGILHGSMSYLLQTEAGQIAEAHSLSAGLDYPGVGPEHSYLSDSGRVRYRSVTDEQAMEGVRLLSSKEGIIPALETAHAIGYLDVLMPETDESQIVVINCSGRGDKDMETISNYISKQA, from the coding sequence ATGACTGTAACAAAAAAAGTGATAAACTACCCTGACGAACGGGGTTTTTACGGCAATTACGGCGGACGGTTCGTTCCCGAGATTTTGATTCCCGCACTGGATGAACTGAATCAGGCTTTTCAGGAAGCAATCAATGATGCATACTTTGTTCAGGAATTCAATTCATTGCTCAAAGAATATGTGGGCCGTGTTACACCACTTACGTATGCCGGAAGACTGACCAGCCATTTCGGTAAGGGGAGGATCTATCTGAAGCGTGAAGATTTGTGCCATACCGGTGCACATAAAATCAACAATGCCATTGGTCAGGTAATGCTTGCCCGGCGGATGGGCAAAAAAAGGATCATTGCTGAAACGGGTGCTGGTCAGCACGGCGTGGCAACCGCAACCGTATGTGCCTATTTCGGTATGGACTGCATAATCTATATGGGAGCGGAAGATATCATCCGACAAAAGCTCAATGTTGACCGGATTAAACTGCTGGGCGCCGAAGTCAGGCCGGTGGAGTCCGGCGCCAAAACGCTGAGCAACGCGATAAACGAGGCGATCAGGGATTGGGTAAGCAATGTCGGAGACACTTTTTACATCATAGGATCTGCAGTAGGACCGCATCCTTATCCGCAAATGGTTCGCGAGTTTCAGTCAGTTATAGGAAAGGAGACCATGGCTCAGTGCATGGAATTGGAGGGACGGCATCCCGACCATATTGTTGCATGCATAGGAGGCGGATCAAATGCCATCGGTATTTTTCATCCCTTTGTTTCTCAAAGCGACGTTGAACTGCATGGAGTTGAGGCCGAGGGCGAAGGCGTTGTCACCGGCCGTCATGCCGCAACAATCGGAAATGGTGTGCCGGGTATACTGCACGGTTCAATGAGTTATCTGCTGCAGACAGAAGCCGGACAGATTGCGGAGGCACACTCGCTCTCAGCCGGACTGGATTATCCGGGTGTCGGGCCTGAACATTCATATCTGAGTGACTCGGGAAGAGTTCGCTACCGGTCCGTCACGGATGAACAGGCCATGGAAGGGGTGCGCCTGCTGTCATCAAAAGAGGGCATCATTCCGGCATTGGAGACGGCCCACGCAATAGGCTACCTGGATGTTCTGATGCCGGAAACAGATGAATCACAAATTGTTGTCATAAATTGTTCCGGAAGAGGGGACAAAGACATGGAAACCATATCGAATTACATTTCCAAACAGGCATGA
- the trpD gene encoding anthranilate phosphoribosyltransferase, producing the protein MQNFTDILLQISEGADLSSEQAGFALREIINGNVNEARMAAFLFGMRCKGETVEELAAMVDVMRDACVHVDVPVTNAVDLCGTGGDNSGTFNISTASMFVTAGAEVPVLKHGNSGVSSRSGSFDVLQKLGITPDLDKEKVETGFRQSGMAFMFAPLFHPAMGAIMKTRKDLAMRTFFNIMGPMLNPAGVKRQIVGAYSRQTAEKIARILENLGSDFAYTFHASDGLDECSTTTSTEIYQLKNGHIGQNTLDPGIFGMATATPEELKGGDPDHNARIIEAVLDGTGTEAQSDIVLLNATFAIHASGLYDDIQEAFYAAQESLESGAAQNALKRFAECTSDLKASA; encoded by the coding sequence ATGCAAAATTTTACTGATATTCTGCTGCAGATTTCCGAAGGTGCTGATCTTTCATCCGAACAGGCCGGTTTTGCATTGCGTGAAATCATAAATGGAAATGTGAATGAGGCAAGGATGGCTGCATTCCTGTTTGGTATGCGATGCAAGGGTGAAACGGTTGAGGAGCTTGCAGCAATGGTCGATGTAATGAGGGATGCATGCGTGCATGTGGATGTACCGGTAACCAATGCGGTAGACCTGTGCGGAACGGGCGGCGATAACTCCGGAACCTTCAATATTTCTACAGCGTCAATGTTCGTCACAGCAGGAGCCGAAGTTCCGGTCTTAAAGCATGGAAATTCCGGGGTATCCAGCCGAAGCGGCAGTTTTGATGTTCTGCAAAAGCTTGGAATCACTCCGGATCTTGACAAGGAAAAAGTGGAAACCGGTTTCCGGCAAAGCGGGATGGCGTTCATGTTTGCACCGCTTTTTCATCCCGCGATGGGTGCAATCATGAAAACACGAAAGGATCTTGCCATGAGAACATTCTTTAACATCATGGGTCCGATGCTGAATCCCGCCGGTGTAAAAAGGCAGATTGTTGGTGCATACAGCCGCCAGACAGCTGAAAAAATCGCCCGTATTCTTGAAAATCTCGGTTCCGATTTTGCGTATACCTTTCATGCCAGTGACGGGCTGGATGAGTGCTCAACCACGACATCGACAGAAATTTATCAGCTGAAAAACGGACACATCGGCCAAAATACCCTGGATCCCGGGATATTCGGAATGGCAACTGCAACGCCTGAAGAACTGAAAGGCGGTGATCCTGATCATAACGCGCGTATTATTGAAGCGGTACTTGACGGTACTGGTACCGAAGCCCAAAGCGATATTGTATTGCTGAACGCAACATTCGCAATACATGCTTCCGGATTGTATGACGATATCCAGGAGGCATTCTATGCCGCCCAGGAAAGTCTGGAGTCGGGAGCCGCCCAAAATGCGCTGAAGCGGTTTGCGGAGTGCACTTCAGATCTTAAAGCGTCCGCATGA
- a CDS encoding anthranilate synthase component II, with protein sequence MRTLIIDNYDSFTYNLVHLVARHTDDYSVVRNDKISADEIRRLKPERIMISPGPGRPENAGITETVIEEFGRDIPVLGVCLGHQAIGHVHGARVISAPSLMHGKTSQITHDDSFLYNNVPQKFTATRYHSLVLDETTIGDDFLITARSEDDIVMGIRHKEWPLEGIQFHPESILTVEGPKLIENWMRRTSE encoded by the coding sequence ATGAGGACCTTGATTATTGACAATTACGATTCGTTCACGTATAACCTGGTGCATCTTGTTGCCAGGCATACTGATGATTACAGTGTAGTCCGGAATGACAAAATTTCGGCCGATGAAATCAGGCGTCTAAAGCCCGAACGCATCATGATCTCACCCGGTCCCGGAAGGCCTGAAAATGCAGGAATAACCGAAACGGTGATAGAAGAGTTCGGCAGGGATATTCCTGTTCTGGGGGTATGTCTCGGGCATCAGGCTATCGGACATGTGCATGGCGCACGTGTGATATCGGCTCCATCACTGATGCACGGCAAAACGTCGCAGATAACGCATGATGATTCTTTCTTGTATAACAATGTACCACAGAAATTTACGGCTACAAGGTATCATTCCCTGGTGCTGGACGAAACAACTATAGGTGATGATTTTTTAATCACCGCGCGTTCTGAAGATGATATAGTTATGGGAATCCGTCATAAGGAGTGGCCGCTTGAAGGGATTCAGTTTCACCCGGAGAGCATCCTGACAGTTGAAGGACCGAAACTGATTGAAAACTGGATGCGCAGGACATCCGAATAA
- a CDS encoding DUF4837 family protein: MKFYRNLFIIVTGLAGLFVWTGCEGDFRRSAQGSLSQVLVVMDSTQWDSPTADAIRETFGKEIMTLPRPEEKYDLRFMDLRTNRDLEYAKNHKNTIFAAPIDEESNVGAFIRAVMSEDIKQRIAEGRNFAFPLEDRWYKNQWTLFLSAADHETLSQKIRDSERSLVGHLDEVERERWKSEVFRRGEQKHLSDSLMQNHGFSIRVQHDYRIGVDTTDFVSMRRYLHDNDRWIWFNYKEDVDSFDWVDSEWINNRRDSLNRKYIRGSREESYVTTEYRSPRRVETTETTVNGRPALETRGTWTMTNDLMGGPFLHYTIYDEQQQRIYMMEFAQFAPRYSKRRFMNQFEAMAHTFETDTTLVPEPIAFID, translated from the coding sequence ATGAAATTTTACAGAAACCTATTTATAATTGTCACCGGCCTGGCCGGGCTGTTTGTCTGGACTGGATGTGAAGGCGATTTCAGAAGGTCTGCCCAGGGAAGCCTGTCACAGGTCCTGGTGGTCATGGATTCAACACAATGGGATAGTCCGACAGCAGACGCCATTCGTGAAACCTTCGGCAAGGAAATAATGACGCTTCCGCGTCCGGAAGAAAAATATGATCTGCGCTTCATGGATTTGCGAACAAACCGTGACCTGGAGTATGCGAAAAATCACAAAAATACCATTTTCGCGGCACCAATTGACGAAGAAAGCAATGTTGGTGCTTTCATCAGAGCGGTAATGAGTGAGGATATCAAGCAGCGGATTGCTGAAGGCAGAAATTTTGCGTTCCCGCTGGAAGATCGCTGGTACAAAAACCAGTGGACACTCTTTCTGTCGGCTGCAGATCATGAGACACTGTCTCAAAAAATCCGGGATTCCGAACGATCCCTGGTGGGACATCTTGATGAAGTTGAGCGTGAACGATGGAAAAGTGAAGTGTTCCGGAGAGGAGAGCAAAAGCATTTGTCAGACTCTCTGATGCAGAACCACGGTTTCAGCATCCGGGTCCAGCATGATTACCGCATCGGTGTGGATACAACGGATTTTGTATCAATGCGCAGATATCTTCATGACAACGACAGGTGGATCTGGTTCAATTACAAGGAGGATGTAGACAGCTTTGACTGGGTTGATTCGGAATGGATCAACAACAGAAGAGACAGTCTGAACCGAAAATATATCCGCGGTTCCAGAGAAGAGTCGTATGTAACCACAGAATATCGGAGCCCGCGCCGGGTTGAAACAACCGAAACAACAGTAAACGGACGTCCGGCCCTGGAAACAAGAGGCACCTGGACGATGACCAACGACCTTATGGGAGGTCCCTTTCTCCATTATACCATTTACGATGAACAGCAGCAGCGTATTTATATGATGGAGTTCGCCCAGTTCGCACCACGGTACTCAAAACGGCGATTCATGAATCAATTCGAGGCCATGGCGCATACGTTTGAAACGGATACTACACTGGTGCCTGAACCGATTGCTTTTATTGATTAA
- the trpS gene encoding tryptophan--tRNA ligase, whose amino-acid sequence MKSTKKTILSGIQPSGRLHLGNYFGAIRQHLEFQEKGDAFYFIANYHSLTSLQDGKKLHDYTLDVALDYLALGMDPEKCTFFAQSDVPQVLELSWILGTLTPVSLMEKGVSYKDKIAQGLQPNIGLFTYPVLQAADILIYGSDIVPVGADQKQNIEISRDLAARFNHVYGGEYLRIPEPYIVESVATVPGVDGRKMSKSYDNTIEIFDSGKALKKKVMSVVTDSKALEEPKDPDSCNVFALIKLFADEQKIREVRENYLSGGYGYGHAKKELLALVSDYFKEARDARHELAKDPDTVRDMLREGGRKARVRAESVMEPVREVAGIVRHVSTSTTHNLV is encoded by the coding sequence ATGAAATCAACAAAGAAAACCATTTTATCAGGCATCCAGCCTTCAGGCAGGCTTCATCTTGGCAACTACTTCGGTGCCATCAGGCAGCATCTGGAGTTCCAGGAAAAGGGCGATGCTTTCTATTTCATAGCCAATTATCATTCACTTACATCGCTTCAGGATGGCAAAAAACTGCATGACTACACGCTGGATGTCGCCCTTGATTATCTGGCGCTGGGCATGGACCCGGAAAAATGTACTTTTTTTGCACAAAGTGATGTTCCTCAGGTTCTTGAGCTCTCATGGATTCTTGGAACCCTCACGCCCGTCAGCCTGATGGAGAAGGGTGTGTCGTACAAGGATAAAATTGCCCAGGGACTGCAACCCAACATCGGCCTGTTTACCTATCCGGTTCTCCAGGCTGCTGACATCCTGATTTACGGGTCCGATATTGTGCCTGTCGGTGCTGACCAGAAACAGAATATCGAAATTTCCCGTGACCTTGCCGCCAGGTTCAATCATGTGTACGGCGGAGAATATCTGCGGATTCCGGAACCCTACATAGTCGAATCGGTTGCAACCGTACCGGGTGTTGACGGACGCAAGATGAGCAAGTCCTATGACAATACCATCGAAATATTCGACAGCGGCAAGGCCCTGAAGAAAAAAGTCATGTCTGTGGTAACAGACTCCAAAGCACTCGAGGAACCAAAAGATCCCGACAGCTGCAATGTCTTCGCGTTGATTAAACTGTTTGCCGACGAGCAAAAAATCCGGGAAGTCCGTGAAAATTATCTTTCCGGCGGATACGGATACGGCCATGCCAAAAAGGAACTTCTTGCTCTTGTTTCCGATTATTTTAAGGAAGCCAGGGATGCGCGTCACGAGCTTGCCAAAGATCCAGATACTGTGCGTGACATGCTCCGGGAAGGAGGCAGAAAAGCCCGTGTACGTGCAGAATCGGTGATGGAGCCCGTGCGCGAAGTGGCCGGAATTGTCCGACACGTTTCAACAAGTACAACTCATAATCTGGTATGA